One part of the Ziziphus jujuba cultivar Dongzao chromosome 2, ASM3175591v1 genome encodes these proteins:
- the LOC107418745 gene encoding 7-deoxyloganetin glucosyltransferase yields MDSKKEEVVDNNTHHILCIPWPIQSHIKAMLKLAKLLHSRGFHITFVNTEYNHKRFLKSLGPDSLHGLPDFLFETIPDGLPPSDADATQDLVSLGEALMEKILAPFCDLLKRLNDVNRTSNDSPPPVTRIVSDGLLPFTIDAGRELGIPVVFFYTISACSFMVFKQLSTLLEKLGPPPVSKDIIIDWVPGMKAIHVRDMPSFCWSGSGADHFVLNFSMEATEKAHQASAIIIHTFNALEQDVLDAISSMFPKVFAIGPLQLLLNRIPEHPLKLKDSLWKEENECLQWLNTKPKGSVLYVNFGSIAVMSPQQLAEFGYGIANSKHPFLWIIRPDLVVGETAVLPPEFAAETKGRGLIGSWCPQEEVLNHPSIGGFLTHNGWNSTVESLSSGVPLLCCPFLGDQPTNCRFSCKEWGIGMEMDKETVKREEVEKFVKELMEGEKGKKMRKNVMEWKRLAHEATEPNGSSSIDLDNLVSHLIS; encoded by the exons ATGGAttccaagaaagaagaggtagtTGATAATAACACTCATCATATCTTATGTATTCCATGGCCAATTCAAAGCCATATCAAAGCGATGCTTAAATTAGCAAAGCTTCTTCATTCTAGAGGTTTTCATATCACTTTTGTCAACACCGAGTACAACCACAAACGCTTTCTTAAGTCTCTTGGTCCTGACTCCCTCCACGGCTTGCCTGACTTCCTGTTCGAAACAATTCCCGATGGCCTCCCTCCTTCAGATGCTGATGCTACGCAAGACCTTGTTTCCCTTGGCGAAGCCCTCATGGAGAAGATATTGGCTCCGTTTTGTGATCTCCTCAAAAGACTCAACGACGTGAATAGAACTTCCAATGATAGTCCCCCTCCAGTGACTCGCATTGTTTCCGACGGATTGTTGCCGTTCACTATCGACGCCGGACGAGAACTTGGAATTCCGGTCGTGTTCTTTTATACCATTTCGGCCTGCTCTTTCATGGTCTTCAAACAACTAAGTACTCTGCTGGAGAAGTTAGGACCTCCACCAGTATCgaaag acATAATCATAGATTGGGTTCCGGGAATGAAAGCAATTCATGTTAGGGATATGCCAAGCTTTTGTTGGTCAGGAAGTGGAGCAGATCATTTTGTGCTCAACTTTAGCATGGAAGCCACAGAAAAAGCCCATCAAGCTTCAGCAATTATTATTCACACATTCAATGCATTGGAGCAAGATGTTTTGGATGCGATCTCATCTATGTTTCCTAAAGTATTCGCGATTGGTCCTCTTCAACTTCTTCTTAATCGCATACCGGAACACCCTTTGAAACTCAAAGACAGTCTTTGGAAGGAAGAGAATGAATGTCTCCAATGGCTCAATACCAAGCCAAAAGGCTCAGTTTTGTATGTCAACTTTGGGAGCATAGCCGTCATGTCGCCGCAACAGCTCGCGGAGTTTGGTTATGGAATTGCAAATAGCAAACACCCTTTCTTGTGGATTATCAGGCCTGATTTGGTAGTCGGCGAAACCGCTGTTTTGCCGCCCGAGTTCGCGGCTGAAACAAAAGGAAGAGGACTGATAGGGAGTTGGTGCCCACAAGAGGAGGTTCTTAATCATCCATCAATTGGAGGTTTTTTAACACATAATGGTTGGAATTCAACCGTGGAAAGCTTGTCTTCAGGTGTACCATTACTGTGTTGTCCATTTTTGGGGGACCAACCCACGAACTGCCGATTTTCTTGCAAGGAGTGGGGTATTGGAATGGAGATGGACAAAGAAACAGTGAAGAGAGAGGAAGTCGAGAAGTTTGTGAAAGAGTTGATGGAGGGAGAGAAGGGtaagaaaatgagaaagaatGTGATGGAGTGGAAAAGACTAGCCCATGAGGCTACTGAACCTAATGGTTCTTCATCCATTGACTTGGATAACTTAGTTAGCCACTTAATTTCTTGA